In a genomic window of Helianthus annuus cultivar XRQ/B chromosome 10, HanXRQr2.0-SUNRISE, whole genome shotgun sequence:
- the LOC118483182 gene encoding uncharacterized protein LOC118483182, translating to MGFTGGKHGGADAIVDEVPYIKMFLSKYSDACAMVSSQPITFDFGFVIDWSMWSFKYLFLERSWANMKGDMTVAIPKSSTPPTMLKLFKGQPSVDKAHQILLY from the exons ATGGGTTTTACAG GTGGGAAGCATGGTGGTGCTGATGCCATTGTTGATGAAGTTCCTTACATCAAGATGTTTCTTAGTAAGTACTCTGATGCCTGTGCTATGGTTTCATCTCAACCCATTACTTTTGATTTTGGCTTC GTCATAGATTGGTCAATGTGGTCTTTTAAATATCTTTTTCTTGAGAGAAGTTGGGCTAATATGAAAGGTGATATGACGGTTGCTATTCCAAAAAGTTCAACTCCGCCAACAATGTTGAAGCTCTTTAAGGGGCAACCTTCAGTG GATAAAGCTCACCAAATATTATTATATTAA
- the LOC110882962 gene encoding uncharacterized protein LOC110882962 has product MGKILTALALKNRNIDIDDVTCHMCGSREESVNHLFSKCIIASRVWHHIVLWCKVPLFVTGSVRELLEVHNAVGLSNTAKEVFQGVVRVGCWSIWRSRNKLRFEDKQVRVEDILSEIKSNGFLWSLCNFVDRLV; this is encoded by the coding sequence ATGGGAAAAATTCTCACGGCTCTTGCGTTGAAGAATAGGAATATCGATATCGATGATGTGACATGTCACATGTGTGGGTCGAGAGAAGAAAGTGTCAACCATTTATTTTCCAAATGCATCATAGCATCACGGGTTTGGCACCATATCGTGTTGTGGTGCAAGGTTCCTCTTTTTGTTACTGGATCGGTTAGAGAGCTTTTGGAAGTTCATAATGCGGTTGGGTTATCTAATACAGCGAAAGAAGTTTTCCAAGGGGTTGTGAGGGTGGGATGTTGGAGCATTTGGCGTTCGAGGAACAAGCTTAGGTTTGAAGATAAACAAGTTCGGGTTGAAGATATCTTAAGTGAGATTAAATCTAACGGGTTTTTATGGAGTTTGTGTAACTTTGTGGACAGATTGGTGTAA
- the LOC110886109 gene encoding transmembrane protein 208 homolog, translating into MANQGAKKRRDENTRHMNNLFRLIIASNAIFLLLRAGVFYSTFTWLHWIGLILTSGAYYICYNQLASMAKPTYTDDGDLLDGGFDMSTGGACGYLHDVIYITCFVQLTSIISGKFWWIYAVIPAFAVYKGWGLIKGFLPQGSEGVEEDEKTRKKREKMEKKASRGKFVKAKAR; encoded by the exons ATGGCAAATCAAGGTGCGAAGAAACGACGGGACGAGAACACTCGTCATATGAACAATCTCTTTCGCCTCATCATCGCTTCCAAT GCCATTTTTCTCTTGTTAAGGGCAGGGGTCTTTTATTCCACTTTTACATGGCTGCATTGGATTGGCCTAATATTAACATCAGGCGCATATTATATATGCTATAATCAACTAGCATCAATGGCAAAACCTACCTATACTGATGATGGGGACCTTTTAGATGGCGGGTTTGATATGAGTACTGGTGGAGCTTGTGG ATACCTACACGATGTTATCTACATTACTTGCTTTGTGCAACTCACGTCTATCATATCTGGGAAGTTTTGGTGGATATACGCCGTG ATACCGGCATTTGCAGTGTATAAAGGATGGGGTTTGATTAAGGGGTTTCTCCCTCAAGGTTCTGAG GGAGTTGAAGAGGATGAAAAGACCCGGAAGAAAAGAGAGAAGATGGAGAAGAAAGCCTCGAGAGGGAAATTTGTCAAAGCAAAAGCTCGATAG